The Candidatus Palauibacter soopunensis genome has a segment encoding these proteins:
- a CDS encoding TrbG/VirB9 family P-type conjugative transfer protein codes for MKATPTAAILLGIVVVLLTLLLTVLPCDAAAQQASADATLLRVPLPEDGEERIPRLRARVRHTTVIVLPAGERILDFVAGDSEYWHLTGAANVAYLKPLAENAATNVALVCESGRIYSFLVSESGEKPPHLVVRVEAGADAEAAFGAPGFVARSEVAAYREMAAQAVEAAGLAREEAEAGIAEARGWAEAEIEAFRAAYPERLRFEYLLDRKASERPFRVEAMWHDGEFTYLRSRAQESPALYELRDGEPSLVAFDLTEDGLYVARRVLGDGWLQIGGARAGWRFEPRDVR; via the coding sequence ATGAAGGCAACTCCAACCGCCGCGATCCTGCTGGGGATCGTCGTAGTCCTGCTGACGCTGCTTCTGACGGTGCTTCCCTGCGATGCCGCCGCGCAGCAAGCGAGCGCGGACGCCACCCTGCTCCGGGTTCCGTTGCCGGAGGACGGCGAAGAGCGGATCCCCCGGCTCCGCGCACGCGTGCGGCATACCACGGTCATCGTGCTTCCGGCCGGGGAGCGCATCCTCGACTTCGTGGCTGGCGACTCCGAGTACTGGCACCTGACCGGCGCGGCGAACGTCGCGTACCTGAAGCCGTTGGCCGAGAACGCGGCGACCAACGTGGCGCTCGTCTGCGAGTCGGGGCGCATCTACTCGTTCCTTGTCTCGGAAAGCGGGGAGAAGCCGCCCCACCTCGTGGTCCGCGTCGAGGCAGGCGCGGATGCGGAGGCCGCGTTTGGCGCTCCCGGGTTCGTCGCCCGGAGCGAGGTCGCCGCCTACCGCGAGATGGCGGCCCAAGCTGTCGAGGCCGCGGGGCTGGCCCGCGAGGAGGCCGAGGCCGGGATCGCCGAGGCACGCGGCTGGGCCGAAGCGGAGATCGAGGCGTTCCGTGCCGCCTACCCCGAGCGGCTGCGGTTCGAGTACCTGCTGGACCGAAAGGCGTCCGAGCGGCCGTTCCGTGTCGAGGCGATGTGGCACGACGGGGAGTTCACCTATCTCCGTTCGCGCGCACAGGAGTCGCCCGCGCTCTACGAACTCCGGGACGGCGAACCGAGCCTGGTCGCGTTCGATCTCACCGAGGACGGCCTCTACGTCGCCCGCCGTGTCTTGGGCGACGGGTGGCTCCAGATCGGCGGTGCGCGGGCCGGGTGGCGGTTCGAGCCGAGGGACGTGCGATGA